The sequence CTGCGACGAGGCGGACGCGGCGGGGGTGAAGAACATCTGCTTCTACTCGACGGTGGCGGTGTTCGGCGATGCGCCCGAGCCGCACCACGAGGACTCGCCCAAGCACCCGGTGTCGCCGTACGGCGGGTCGAAACTGGCGGGGGAGGCGGTGTTCGCGGAGTGGGCGGCGAAGGGGGGCTCGCGCCGGTGCCTGGTGATCCGGCCGACGGTGACGTTCGGGCCGCGGAACTTCGCGAACATGTACTCGCTGATTCGGCAGATCCACTCTGGGCGGTTCCTGGACGTCGGTGACGGGACGAACGTGAAGAGCCTTTCGTACGTCGAGAACATCGTGGATGCGACGCTGTGGGTGTGGCGGCGGGAGGCGGCGTCGGCGTTCGAGATCTACAACTACATCGACAAGCCGGACCTGAGCGCGGCGCAGATCAGCGCGACGATCTCGAGGGCGCTGGGGCGCAAGCCGTCGAAACTCCGGGTGCCGCTGGGGCTGGCGTGCCTGCTGGCGCTGCCGTTTGACGTGGTGATCAAGCTGACGGGCAAGAACCTGCCGGTGTCGAGCGCGCGGATCCGCAAGTTGTGCACGCAGACCAAGTTCGAGGCGGACAAGATCATGAGGGCGGGGTACAAGGCCAAAGTGCCGCTGAGCGAGGGGATCGAGCAGATGGTGAAGTGGTACCTGGCGGAGGGGCAGAGGCAGCAGGCGGTGTGGCACGTGCCGCCGGCGCAGGTCCGTCGCGCGGGGGCGGGCGAGCCGCCGGCGCGTCAGGCCGTGGCGGCGACGGGCGAGGCGTAAGAGAGACGGGGCAGGAGACTCAGGCGACGCGGGCGGGGGCCGGTTGGGCCTGCGCCAGCGAGGCGTCGAGCACGTGGGCGACCGTGGTCCACTCGAAGTCGCGCAGCAACGCATCGAAGCGCGAGCCGCAGCGATCGAGGTTGACGTAGTGGCGGAAGGCGTGGGAGCGCTTCATGCCGGTGAGGCGGGGCTGTCCGGCGTCGATCTCCCAGGGGTGGATGTAGAAGACGTAGGGCTTGCCCGAGGCGAGGATCCGGCGGACGCCGGCGCGGAAGAGGCCATAGGGGATCAGGCGGAAGTACCCGCCGCCGCCCCAAGGGACGCCCTTGCCCGCGAGGTTGAGGCAGGAGACGCAGACCTCGTGGAACCCGGGGCGGAGTTCCTGGATCGGCACACCGGCGTGAATACCGGAGAGTTTACCGTAGCGGTCGTGGGCGACGACGGGGAACGAGGAGGAGTCGTACTCGAATCCCTGCTCCTGGAGGATGTCGATGGCCCAGTCGGTGATGGAGAAACTCGGGGCGCGGTAGCCGCGGATTTGGGCGCCGGTGAGGTCCTGGAGGGCCTTGGTGGAGCGGTCGATGTCGGCGCGGAACGCGTCGTGGGAGATGGAGTAGATGAGTTCGTGGCCGTAGCCGTGGGAGGCGATCTCGTGCCCGGCCTGGGCGATGCGGCGGACGAGCGCGGGGGCCTTGTCGGCGACCCACCCGAGGATGAAGCAGGTGGCCTTGATGCCGCGGTCGGCCATGGACTGGAGCATGCGGTCGGTGTTGGCCTCGACGCGGAGTTCTCGCTGGTCCCAGGAGTCGCGGGCGACGACGGACTTGAGGTTCTCGACCTGGAACCAGTCCTCGACGTCGATGGACATCGCGGCGAGGGGTCGGGGTGGCGTGGGGGCGGGGGTCATGCCGTAGGGGAATCGTACGAGCGGCTAGATGAGGCGGTGGCCCCGCTCGCGCAGGCGGCGGACGTCCTCGGGCTTGGGGAAGGAGAAGTAGCCGACGCCGTCCATGTTGACGGGGGTGCGGGTGGCGGCGCCGTCCTGGATCTGCGAGAGGACGCGGATCATCAGCCGGGCGCCCTCGCGCTTGGTCTCGGTGATGACGCGGTCGAGGGTGTCGCGTTCGCGGATGGCGAACTCGAGGGTGCCCAGCACGGCGCCGGCGTCGAGCTTGGGGACCATCTCGTGGACGGTGACGGTGGCGTGGGATTCGCCGTGGAGCATCTGCCAGAAGTTGGGCATCATGCCGCGGTACTTGGGGAGGCGGCCGGAGTGGATGTTGACGCAGCCCAGGCGTGCGGAGGCGAGGATGTCCTTGCGGAAGATCTCGGGCGCGGCGACGGAGACGATGACGTCGGGCTTCATGGAGCGGACGCGCTCGATGTAGGCGGCGTCGTTGACGGACGAGGAGGGGGCCATGTCGAGCATGGGGATGCCGGTGCAGCGCGCGAGCGAGCCGATCGACCGGCCCGAGAGTTTCGCCGCGGCGAAGCGGGCGAGCATGCGGGCGAAGCCGGCGGGGCCGTAGAAGCGGAGGATGCGCCGGGCGGTCTTGATCTTGCTCTCGTGGAACGCGGCGTCGATGGTGATGCCGATGATCTCGAAGCGGTCGCGCGGGAACTCCGCGAAGAAGACCTCGAAGAAGCGGATGACGTAGAGCGGGTCGTCCTCGGTGACGAACAGGACGCGGAGCCTTGGTGCGGGCGAGTCGCTCATGGTCGCTTCCCGCCGTTTCGGGCCGCGAGTTCGAGGATTTCGGCGTAGCGGGCGACGGAGACCTGGCGGGTGTACTTGCGTTCGAACAGGGCACGGGCCTTGAGGCCCTGGCGGTTCATGCGGTCCTTCTCACGCATCATGGAGCGGATGCCCTCGGCGAGCCCGGCGGCGTCGCCGACCGGGTGCCACTGACCGACGTCCTCGCCGACCACCTCGCGCTGGAGGTCCGATCCGTCCTCGGAGATGGCGAGGATGGGGCGGCCGACGGCAAGAGCGGAATAGAGCTTCGAGGGGTAGCTGATGCCCTCGATTCCCTTGGCGATGGTGACCAGGGAGGTGTCGCAGGCGGTGAGGGAGTCGGGGAGTTCGCTGCTGGGGACGTAGGGGAGCAGCATGGTGTTGGTAAGGCCGCGCTTCTTGATCTGCTCGCCGAGCCAGGCCTTCTTGCCGCCGGCGCCGATGAAGACGAGGCGGAAGTTCTCGTCCTTGAGCAGGGCGGCGGCGCCCAGGAGCGTCTCGTACTCGTAGTAGAGCCCGAGGTTGCCCGAGTAGAGCGCGACGAAGGGATCGACGAGGTTGTGCTTCATGGCGAAGCGGCTCTCGGCCTTGGGTTTGGACTTGAGCTGGTCGCCGTCGGCCCAGTTGGAGACCTCGTGCACGCGGGCCGGGTCGGCGCCATAGGTCTCGACCACGAGGCGCTTGGAGGCGGGGCAGATGACGATCGTCTCGGTGGCGCGCCGATAGGCGACCTTGTTCATCCAGTGCCACACCCGCTCGATGAGCCCGCCTTTGCTGATCTTGCCGACCCAGACGGCCAGTTGCGGGTAGGAGTCCTGCAGCACGAGGACGTAGCGGTGGCGGCGCAGCAGCGAGACCATCGCGCTGACGCCGACGATGAACGGGGGGTTCATCACGTACATGTAGACGGTGTCGCGCCGGGAGGTGAACAGCATTTTGAGAAAGAGCTGGGCCAGGTAGGTGCCGGAGTTGAGGGCGCGGCCGATGAGGCGGTCCTTGGACTTGCGCGTGGTGAGCATTCGCGTCACCTTGACGCCGTCGCGGATCTCCTTCAGAGGGGCGGGCTGCCAGGTCTCGGGCGGGCCGTAGCTCGGGCGGGTGCTGATCACCTCGACCTCGAAGCCGTTCTTGACCAGGTCCGAGCCCAGGTCGTGCAGCAACTGCCCCGTAGAGGCCACATCGGGCACGTAGAACTGGTGCATGATGACCACGCGCGGGGGGCGGCCGGTGGTGGCTCCGTGGGCAGACGCGGTTCCTGCTTCCGACATGATCGCTCCGGCGTTTCGGGGGCGGGGGGCGGAAGTATATCGGCACGTGGGGGCCGCCCCTCGGACCCCTTACGCGCCCGGGTCGCGGAGATTCGTTCTAGGACCCGAACCCGCCGGTTCAGGGCACGGTACCTTCCTCACCCCGCACACGGTCAACACCCGATTGATCCATCGACGCCATGCCCCGCCCGCTCGACGCGATTACCGACTCATGGACCGGCCCCCGCCCCACGGTGTCGGTGGTCATCCTCACGCTCAACGAGGAGATCAACATCGCGGACTGCCTGGCCTCCTGCGCCTGGTCGGACGATGTGCACGTGCTCGACTCGGGCTCGACGGACAGGACGGCGGAGATCGCGCGGTCCCGCGGCGTGCCGGTGAGCGTGCACGCCTTCGAGTCCTTTGGGGCGCAGCGCAACTGGGCGATCGATCACATCCCGCTCAGGCACGACTGGGTGTTCCATCTTGATGCGGACGAGCGATTCACGGCGCCGCTTGTCGAGGAGATGCAGCGGGTCGTCGCGGCCGGCCCCGTGCACGCGGGGTACTACGTCGCCAACCAGATGATCTTCATGGGCGAGTGGATCCGGCGGGCCCAGGGGTACCCGAACTACCAGATGCGGCTGTTCCACAAGGCCCGCGTCCGCTTCGAGGACCACGGGCACGGTCAGCGCGAGACGCCGGGCGCCTCGATCGGGACGCTCGGGGCGCCGTACCTCCACCACAACTTCTCGAAGGGGCTTGATGACTGGTTCGCGCGGCACAACCGGTACAGCACGCTCGAGGCCCTCGAGATCCTCCGGCGCGAGGGCGAGCCACTGGGTCTGTCGGGCCTGCTCTCGCGCGATCGCACGGCGCGGCGACGGGTGCTGAAGCGACTCGCCGCGGGCGTGCCCTGTCGGCCCACGCTGCGGCGGCTGCACATGCTGCTGGTGCAGGGGGCGATCCTCGATGGACGTGCCGGACGGGCGTATGCGTCGCTCATCGGCACATACGAGCGGATGATCGCGGCGAAGGTGCTCTCGCTCCGGGCCGAGCGGGACCGTGCGGGCCGGGCGTAGCGATTACCGGGCGGCCCCTGCGGCGGCGGGCGCGACCAGGTGCTGCAGCCCCTCCTCGAAACCGACGACCGGCTCGTAGGCCAGCATGTCGCGGGCGAGCGAGATGTCGGCGACTGAGTCTCGCACATCACCGGCCCGCGGCGGGGCGAACACGGGGTCGGCCTTGACGCCCATGAGCTGCGACATGACCTCGAGCACGGTGAGCAGCGTGGTGCGATGGCCGGTGCCGATGTTGAAGATCTCGCCGCGGAGCTCGCGGGGGGACGCGGCGGCGAGGAGGTTGGCGAGCACGATGTTGGCGACGGGGATGAAATCGCGCGTCTGGAGGCCGTCGCCGAAGATGATCGGCCGTGCGCCTCGGGAGAGGGCGCTGAAGAACGCGGAGATCGCCGCGGCGTACCCGGAGTTTGGGCTCTGGCGCGGGCCGAAGACGTTGAAGTAGCGAAGGCTCGCGGTGCTGAGGCCGTAGCTGTGCGCGAAGGCACGGAGCAACTGCTCTCCGGCGACCTTGCTCGCCGCGTATGGGGACCTGCAGTCGGGGGCGTGTCGCTCGGAACTGGGGAGTGTGGGGGTATCGCCGTACGCGGCGGCCGAGGCGGCGAAGACGACGCGTTTCACGCCGGCGTCGCGGGCGGCCAGGAGCACGCGGTGCGTCCCCTCGATGTTCACCTTCCGGCACTGTTCCGGCTGCTCGACGCTGAGCGGCACACTGACCATTGCGGCCTCGTGGAAGACCACGGCGCAGCCGGCGATGGCGCTGGCTAGGAGCGAGTCATCGAGGATGGAACCGGCGAAGAGATCGATCGGAGCCCCAGCGAGGTTATCGGACGACCCTGTCGAAAGATCGTCGATCACCGAGACCTTCGCCCCGAGGTCGGCCATCGTGCGAGCCAGGTGGCTGCCGATGAACCCTGCACCGCCGGTCACGAGGACGCGGCGGCCCGCGTAGAACGGCCGCATGGCGTTCAGTTGAGGTAGCACGCCGGAGCGTAGCCGCGACACGGCGTGGGATCGCCTTCCTTGGACACTGAACGGCCCCACCGGACCCTTCGTACCATGCCAACCGTGAGCGCCACGCTGCTTGAAGATCTGAGATCGAGGATCGATTCCCAAGCCGCGCGCGTAGCGGTGCTCGGACTTGGGTACGTAGGGCTGCCGATCCTCGCCGCGTTCCACGACGCCGGGTACCCGGTTCTTGGGTTCGACACGGACCCGGGGAAGATCTCTCAACTCAAGGCGGGGCGGAACTACCTGCCGCACCTAGGGCCGGGCCTGGCGCAGCGGCTCGCCGCGAGCGCGCGGTTTGAGGCAACGAGCGATGCGGCGGCGCTGGCGAGGGCGGACGTGTTTCTGATCTGCGTGCCGACGCCGCTCGGGCCGCATCAGGAGCCGGACCTCTCATTTGTGCTGGAGACCGCGCGGGCGATCGGCGCGAATCTCCCGGCCGGCCGGGCGTCGCTGGTGGTGCTCGAGTCCAGCACCTATCCCGGGACGACGCGCGACGAGTTGGCGCCGGCGATTCTGAGCGCCGCGGACAACGGCCGGGGCACCCCCCCACCCTCCCCCCCGCTCCCCGCTGGCTCACCGGCCTCTACGGGTTCCGCCGCGCGGCCCGTGCTGGGGGAGACCCTCTTCGTCGCCTTCTCGCCCGAGCGCGAGGACC comes from Phycisphaeraceae bacterium and encodes:
- a CDS encoding NAD(P)-dependent oxidoreductase, translating into MKVLTTGGSGFIGRYFVESMLAQGDEVVILDLVRPEWDIGRAEFVAGDIRDPAAVRAAMGGCDAVLHLAAAHHDFGIEEGTYYSVNEDGARVICDEADAAGVKNICFYSTVAVFGDAPEPHHEDSPKHPVSPYGGSKLAGEAVFAEWAAKGGSRRCLVIRPTVTFGPRNFANMYSLIRQIHSGRFLDVGDGTNVKSLSYVENIVDATLWVWRREAASAFEIYNYIDKPDLSAAQISATISRALGRKPSKLRVPLGLACLLALPFDVVIKLTGKNLPVSSARIRKLCTQTKFEADKIMRAGYKAKVPLSEGIEQMVKWYLAEGQRQQAVWHVPPAQVRRAGAGEPPARQAVAATGEA
- a CDS encoding DUF3473 domain-containing protein, whose protein sequence is MTPAPTPPRPLAAMSIDVEDWFQVENLKSVVARDSWDQRELRVEANTDRMLQSMADRGIKATCFILGWVADKAPALVRRIAQAGHEIASHGYGHELIYSISHDAFRADIDRSTKALQDLTGAQIRGYRAPSFSITDWAIDILQEQGFEYDSSSFPVVAHDRYGKLSGIHAGVPIQELRPGFHEVCVSCLNLAGKGVPWGGGGYFRLIPYGLFRAGVRRILASGKPYVFYIHPWEIDAGQPRLTGMKRSHAFRHYVNLDRCGSRFDALLRDFEWTTVAHVLDASLAQAQPAPARVA
- a CDS encoding glycosyltransferase family 4 protein, which codes for MSEAGTASAHGATTGRPPRVVIMHQFYVPDVASTGQLLHDLGSDLVKNGFEVEVISTRPSYGPPETWQPAPLKEIRDGVKVTRMLTTRKSKDRLIGRALNSGTYLAQLFLKMLFTSRRDTVYMYVMNPPFIVGVSAMVSLLRRHRYVLVLQDSYPQLAVWVGKISKGGLIERVWHWMNKVAYRRATETIVICPASKRLVVETYGADPARVHEVSNWADGDQLKSKPKAESRFAMKHNLVDPFVALYSGNLGLYYEYETLLGAAALLKDENFRLVFIGAGGKKAWLGEQIKKRGLTNTMLLPYVPSSELPDSLTACDTSLVTIAKGIEGISYPSKLYSALAVGRPILAISEDGSDLQREVVGEDVGQWHPVGDAAGLAEGIRSMMREKDRMNRQGLKARALFERKYTRQVSVARYAEILELAARNGGKRP
- a CDS encoding glycosyltransferase family 2 protein, which codes for MPRPLDAITDSWTGPRPTVSVVILTLNEEINIADCLASCAWSDDVHVLDSGSTDRTAEIARSRGVPVSVHAFESFGAQRNWAIDHIPLRHDWVFHLDADERFTAPLVEEMQRVVAAGPVHAGYYVANQMIFMGEWIRRAQGYPNYQMRLFHKARVRFEDHGHGQRETPGASIGTLGAPYLHHNFSKGLDDWFARHNRYSTLEALEILRREGEPLGLSGLLSRDRTARRRVLKRLAAGVPCRPTLRRLHMLLVQGAILDGRAGRAYASLIGTYERMIAAKVLSLRAERDRAGRA
- a CDS encoding NAD-dependent epimerase/dehydratase family protein — its product is MLPQLNAMRPFYAGRRVLVTGGAGFIGSHLARTMADLGAKVSVIDDLSTGSSDNLAGAPIDLFAGSILDDSLLASAIAGCAVVFHEAAMVSVPLSVEQPEQCRKVNIEGTHRVLLAARDAGVKRVVFAASAAAYGDTPTLPSSERHAPDCRSPYAASKVAGEQLLRAFAHSYGLSTASLRYFNVFGPRQSPNSGYAAAISAFFSALSRGARPIIFGDGLQTRDFIPVANIVLANLLAAASPRELRGEIFNIGTGHRTTLLTVLEVMSQLMGVKADPVFAPPRAGDVRDSVADISLARDMLAYEPVVGFEEGLQHLVAPAAAGAAR